The DNA segment GCATAATCTGAAAAAGCAATTACATTATAACCATTACTTACAATAACATCGCGGGTTTTTTGCCCTACACAAAAGATATTTCTATCCTTAAAGTTCTCACTTTTTTTCTTCTCTAAGAACGCTTTAAATCCGTTTTGGCTGGTAAATATCAGGTTGCCTTTAATGTTATTTACCTCAAACTGCTTGTGACTAATGCCTATAAAATCGGCTTCGGTTACAGATAATTCTGCATTAAGTAGATATTGCCGTTGGTTAGGTTGCAGCTTTTTGGTAGCCAATATGCGCGCGCACCGTTCCATTACTTAACGCTTTTTTTGCTGGTAGCGATTACAAAACTTACCAATATCTTTATTAAGCCCAAAAACGACTAAAAGGTCGTCTTCCATAATAATACTATCTTTTGTTATAAACCCTTCTGACTGGTCTATTTGACTGGTAGTTCCTATAATAGATTTTCGTGCTTGTTTGCGAATAATAGTTACTACATGAAGGTTATATGTTTGTCTAAATGCCAATTCTTCAAGTGTTTTTCCTGTAAAATCGGGTACAGCCTTAATTTCAGATATGCTGTAATTTTTATCAATGCTAAAGTTATCTACAATACCCTTTAGGTTTATTTTTTTGGCAAGCCTGTCAGCAAAATCTTGCTCTGGGTGAATAATGGTTTCTATACCCATTGCATTTAATACGGTATCGTGTATAGGGGAAAGCGAACGCCCTATAATACGAGCTTGTGATAATTTTTTTATTATAGCGGTGGTAATAATGGCTGCCCCCTCGTTTTCGCCAATGGCTATAACAGCAAGATCGGCATCCTTTACAGGTAGTGCTTGGTAAGCCATTTCATTAGTAGCATCCATACATATCGCGTGAGATATTTGATGCTTTACCATATTAACCTTATTCATATCGTTATCAATACCAATAACTTCGTTGCCTGTCTCTGTAAGATTTACTGCTAGCGACATCCCGAAATTTCCTAACCCGAATATGATAATTTTCATAATTTCAAATTTTTAGTTTATCAGTATGTTTTCTTCAGGATACTCATAACTATGTGCTTCTATAGTTTTTAGCATACCTATAAGGAGGTTTAGTAAGCCTATTCTTCCTAAAAACATTACTACTATCAAAACATATTTACTGCCTATACTAAGGCTTGCTGTTATACCTAGGCTAAGCCCTACGGTACTGAATGCCGAGAATACCTCGAAAGCAATTTGTATAAGCGAAAAATCTTTTTCAAAGAATAATATCATTAAAATGCCCATACCTATAACAATAAGCGATATGCATATAATGGCAAATGCACGTTTTACTGACTGGTTGTTTATCTTTCTGCCCCTCAGTTCTATATGTTCTTTTCCTCGTGCTATAGTAAATACATTTAGTGTAGCTAGTGCAAAGGTACTGGTTTTTATACCACCTCCAGTAGAGCCAGGTGAAGCTCCTATCCACATAAGGAATATTACAAAAAGTATAGCAGGCATAGACAGCGAAGCAAAATCGAAGGTGTTAAAACCTGCTGTTCTTGCTGTAACCGATGTAAATGCTGCCGATGTAATTTTACCAAAAAAGGTTTCTTTACTAAACGCGTTACTTTGTTCTGCAAAAAAGAAAAATATACTACCTACTGTAAGTAGTGTTGCGGTAGTGATAATAACAATGCGAGAGTTTAGTGTAAGTATGCGCACTGGTGCTTGAAAACGCATATTTGATATACTATTAACAATAAAGTGTTTTATGTAAAGCAAAAAGTTGAAAACAATATTATAACCAAGCCCGCCAAATATAATAAGGTGCATTATAACCCACTGAAATGCATAGGCATTTTGTACCGAAGGGTCGGCTAATCCTGCTGAAAAGGTAGAAAACCCAGCATTACAAAATGCTGAGATAGAATGGAATATTGAGAAAAATGCTTTGTGCTCTATACTAGGTATATCGGCTATAAAAGAATATATGAGTAGTGCTCCTGCAATTTCTATACCTACAGTAAAAGCTACTACTCGCATGGCAAAACGCATTACATTTTGCAAGTTATCACTATCTACAAAACTGCTTACATTCATACCCTCTCTAAAGGTAGAACCTTGCTTAAAGAAAAACGAGAAGAAAGATGTAAAGGTAAGCATACCTATACCGCCTAGTTGTATAAGACAAAGGATTACTGTTTTACCCATAAAAGTAAAATCGGCAGCAGTATCTACTACAATTAAGCCTGTAACACAAACGGCACTAATGGATGTAAATAGTGCATCGGTAAAGGTAATTCCGTGTGTCGTGGCATTGGGTAACATTAATAAAAAAGCTCCTATAAACCCTGTAATAGCAAAACTTCCTACAAATAGTATGGTGGGGTTGTAATATAGCGCATATAGTTTCCTGATGAGGCTTGTAAGTCGCAAGAAAAAGTAAAGAATAAGCCCCGTATCGATAATTAGGGTTGCTTTATACAGCCGTTCATATTCATCACTAAATAGAAACGTAACAGTCGCTATTACTAACGTTAGTGCTAATATCAATACGTTTGCCTTCAGCATCTTTTTGAGCATCAGGTTTTGGGTATAAAAAAAGCGGATAACATTAAATGTTATAAGCCCAGCTATAAGCCCAATAAGGTAAAGTGTTTTATGATTAAATAACTCAGAGATAAGATTTTCGAAGCCAAAATCGAATACCAAGAAGGTAATTAATAAGATATCTACAAAGCCATATATCTTAGATAGTACATTCGAAATATTTTTAAACATCTCCTAAATTACTTTTTGTTCAGTTTCTCACGAATTTCCTGCATTAACGGTTGTCCGCCGTTATTCAGGATTTCCTGAGCGCATTGTTCGCCAAAGGTACTATAATCAGCATTCTTGGCAATCATTTTTTCGATATGTATTCTTTGTTTGCCGTTTATTGACAGTAATATTCCTTCAAAGTGTATAGTGTCTTCTTTAAATTGAGCTAGTGCGCCAATAGGGGCAGTACAACCACCTTCTAGTTTTTTAAGAAACTGACGCTCTATAAAGGTACAAATTTCTGTTTCAGTATGGTTTAGTTTTGCAAGAGCTTCACGACAATAATTATCACTTTCCATAGCTACCACCACCATTGCGCCTTGTGCAGGTGCGGGTATCATCCAGTCGAGTACTAAATGATTTTCGGGTAGTAAGTTAATGCGCTTTAGTCCCGCAGCAGCAAATATAGCGCCACCCCAGTTGCTTTCTTCCAGCTTTCTAAGTCGGGTATTTACATTACCACGCAGGTCGGTTACGGAGTGGTCTGTGTAGCGGTTTAGCCATTGTGCCTGTCGGCGAAGGCTACCTGTGGCAATAATCCCTTCTTTGTTTAAGAAATCTAGGTTTCCTTTATGTACCAGTACATCATCGGTAGCGGCGCGTTCTAATACAGCAGCCTGTATAATGCCTTTAGGCAATGCAGTAGGTACATCTTTCATAGAGTGTACGGCAATATCTACTTCGCCTTTTATCATGGCGACATCTAGCGTTTTGGTAAATATACCTGTAATGCCAAACTCATATAACGGTACATCTAATACGACATCTCCAGTAGATTTTACAGCTACAATTTCAGTGGTATAGCCTAGCGCTTCCAGTTTTGCTTGTACAGTATGTGCTTGCCATAGTGCAAGTTCACTATCGCGCGTGCCTATTCTTATGGCTTTATTCATTTTGTAGTGTTTTCGATATGGAATACTTTTTCTATCCATTCTATGCTTTCATCTACCATAGTATCCCTGTCTTTTAAGTGGTTTGCAAAATGGGTTGTAATTTTATGAATAATTCGCTGGCTTATTATTTCTGCCTGTTCTTCATCAAAATTACTTATTTTTTTGCGTTGAAAGTCTAATTCGCCATCTTTTATGGTCGTAAGCTTTTCTTTAAGTGCATGTATAGTTGGTGCAAACTTTCTTGCATTTAGCCAGTTAACAAAGTCTTCTTCTGTTTCGGCAATGATAGCTTCGGCTGTAGGAATATGTTTTTTCCTGTTTTCTAGGGTATCATCGGTTATTTTAGAAAGGTCGTCGAGGTGTATTACTGTTACGCCCTCAATTTCTTTTGCATTATCATGAACATTCTTCGGGATAGATAAATCGAGTATAAGCAATGGTTTGTGTGGCACTAAAATGTCCTTATCTATAGTAGGGTTTTGGGCACCTGTAGCTACCACGAGCACGTCGGCTTTGGGTATTTCTAGTGGTAGTAAATCGTAGTCTTTTACAAGTAGGTTAAATTTCCCAGCTATTTTCTCGGCTTTGTCTTTAGTACGATTAATAAGGGTAATATGTTCGTTCTTGGTATGTTTTACCAAGTTTTCGCAAGTGTTGCGCCCTATTTTTCCTGTACCAAAAAGGAGTATGTTTTTATTTTGAATATCAGCCACATTATTCATAATGTACTGTACTGATGCAAATGAGACTGATGTTGCGCCAGAGCTAAGTTCGGTTTCATTTTTAATTCTTTTACTAGCTTGTATAGTACAGTTTACTAATCGTTCTAAAAAGGCATTAGTTAGCTCTAGTTCTTTAGACTCTGCAAAACCAATTTTTATTTGACTAATAATTTCAAAGTCACCCAGTATTTGACTGTCTAGCCCTGTACCCACACGAAACATATGGTTTATGGCTTCGTTGTTTTTATATACAAAAGCTACGCGCTGAAACTCTTCTACAGTACCACGGCTGTTGTCGCAAAGTAATTTTATAAGCTGAAAAGGGTGCTGAGCAAAGCCGTATATCTCTGTCCTGTTGCAGGTAGATATTACAACAAGGCTACTTATGCCTTCTTGTTTTGCTTGTTGCAATACATTGTGTTTGCCTTCGGCGCTTAAACTAAACTTTCCTCTCATCTCGGCATCTGCTTTCTTGTAGCTTAAACCTATAGCATAAAAGTACTGATGCTTCGATCCGTTATGATTCTCCATAATATCCACTTTCCTAAAAGTGCTACAAAATTACTTTTAAC comes from the Flavobacterium arcticum genome and includes:
- a CDS encoding potassium channel family protein produces the protein MKIIIFGLGNFGMSLAVNLTETGNEVIGIDNDMNKVNMVKHQISHAICMDATNEMAYQALPVKDADLAVIAIGENEGAAIITTAIIKKLSQARIIGRSLSPIHDTVLNAMGIETIIHPEQDFADRLAKKINLKGIVDNFSIDKNYSISEIKAVPDFTGKTLEELAFRQTYNLHVVTIIRKQARKSIIGTTSQIDQSEGFITKDSIIMEDDLLVVFGLNKDIGKFCNRYQQKKR
- a CDS encoding TrkH family potassium uptake protein; protein product: MFKNISNVLSKIYGFVDILLITFLVFDFGFENLISELFNHKTLYLIGLIAGLITFNVIRFFYTQNLMLKKMLKANVLILALTLVIATVTFLFSDEYERLYKATLIIDTGLILYFFLRLTSLIRKLYALYYNPTILFVGSFAITGFIGAFLLMLPNATTHGITFTDALFTSISAVCVTGLIVVDTAADFTFMGKTVILCLIQLGGIGMLTFTSFFSFFFKQGSTFREGMNVSSFVDSDNLQNVMRFAMRVVAFTVGIEIAGALLIYSFIADIPSIEHKAFFSIFHSISAFCNAGFSTFSAGLADPSVQNAYAFQWVIMHLIIFGGLGYNIVFNFLLYIKHFIVNSISNMRFQAPVRILTLNSRIVIITTATLLTVGSIFFFFAEQSNAFSKETFFGKITSAAFTSVTARTAGFNTFDFASLSMPAILFVIFLMWIGASPGSTGGGIKTSTFALATLNVFTIARGKEHIELRGRKINNQSVKRAFAIICISLIVIGMGILMILFFEKDFSLIQIAFEVFSAFSTVGLSLGITASLSIGSKYVLIVVMFLGRIGLLNLLIGMLKTIEAHSYEYPEENILIN
- the hemC gene encoding hydroxymethylbilane synthase, whose product is MNKAIRIGTRDSELALWQAHTVQAKLEALGYTTEIVAVKSTGDVVLDVPLYEFGITGIFTKTLDVAMIKGEVDIAVHSMKDVPTALPKGIIQAAVLERAATDDVLVHKGNLDFLNKEGIIATGSLRRQAQWLNRYTDHSVTDLRGNVNTRLRKLEESNWGGAIFAAAGLKRINLLPENHLVLDWMIPAPAQGAMVVVAMESDNYCREALAKLNHTETEICTFIERQFLKKLEGGCTAPIGALAQFKEDTIHFEGILLSINGKQRIHIEKMIAKNADYSTFGEQCAQEILNNGGQPLMQEIREKLNKK
- the hemA gene encoding glutamyl-tRNA reductase: MENHNGSKHQYFYAIGLSYKKADAEMRGKFSLSAEGKHNVLQQAKQEGISSLVVISTCNRTEIYGFAQHPFQLIKLLCDNSRGTVEEFQRVAFVYKNNEAINHMFRVGTGLDSQILGDFEIISQIKIGFAESKELELTNAFLERLVNCTIQASKRIKNETELSSGATSVSFASVQYIMNNVADIQNKNILLFGTGKIGRNTCENLVKHTKNEHITLINRTKDKAEKIAGKFNLLVKDYDLLPLEIPKADVLVVATGAQNPTIDKDILVPHKPLLILDLSIPKNVHDNAKEIEGVTVIHLDDLSKITDDTLENRKKHIPTAEAIIAETEEDFVNWLNARKFAPTIHALKEKLTTIKDGELDFQRKKISNFDEEQAEIISQRIIHKITTHFANHLKDRDTMVDESIEWIEKVFHIENTTK